A section of the Citrus sinensis cultivar Valencia sweet orange chromosome 8, DVS_A1.0, whole genome shotgun sequence genome encodes:
- the LOC102623681 gene encoding uncharacterized protein LOC102623681 isoform X1, which yields MAVVVMIRRNLGSIKEKVLGKLASASVPADALENSRHFIESVIRDVTVAAHGLTRDALLRIKTHLADLLPSLSPNITRKIVDDAEKETSIGTSDGEKEEEIHHRQNKQGGGVSVGAPFRSPTSSPFSSLIKPLSRL from the exons ATGGCCGTGGTGGTGATGATAAGGAGAAACTTGGGAAGCATTAAGGAGAAAGTTTTGGGGAAGCTGGCCTCTGCTTCTGTTCCAGCTGATGCTTTGGAGAATTCAAGACATTTCATTGAGAGTGTAATAAGAGATGTTACTGTTGCCGCTCATGGCCTCACCAGAGATGCCTTGCTTCGCATCAAGACTCATCTCGCTGACTTGCTCCCTTCCCTCTCCCCAAATATCACCAGAAAG ATAGTAGATGATGCTGAAAAAGAGACTAGTATTGGAACTTCCGATGGTGAAAAAGAGGAAGAGATTCATCATCGACAAAATAAGCAAGGTGGCGGCGTGAGCGTAGGCGCCCCATTTAGGTCACCTACATCCTCTCCGTTTAGTTCACTAATCAAACCACTATCGCGGCTTTGA
- the LOC102623378 gene encoding uncharacterized protein LOC102623378, translated as MNKKEIFKLAKGFRGRAKNCIRIARERVEKALQYSYRDRRNKKRDMRSLWIQRINAGTRQHGVNYGNFMHGLMKENIQLNRKVLSELSMHEPYSFKALVDISRNAFPGNKNIVHPPRKADISINA; from the exons aTGAACAAGAAGGAGATATTTAAGCTGGCAAAGGGGTTCAGAGGAAGAGCGAAAAATTGCATAAGAATAGCAAGAGAGAGAGTGGAGAAAGCATTGCAGTATTCCTACAGAGACCGCCGCAACAAGAAGCGTGACATGCGCTCCCTTTGGATTCAACGCATCAACGCCGGCACTCGCCAACACGGC GTTAACTATGGTAACTTTATGCATGGACTGATGAAGGAGAACATCCAACTGAacaggaaagttctgtcagaGCTGTCGATGCATGAACCATATAGTTTCAAGGCCCTTGTAGACATCTCTCGCAATGCCTTCCctggaaacaaaaatattgtgCATCCTCCCAGAAAGGCTGACATTTCAATCAATGCGTAG
- the LOC102623681 gene encoding uncharacterized protein LOC102623681 isoform X2 — protein MAVVVMIRRNLGSIKEKVLGKLASASVPADALENSRHFIESVIRDVTVAAHGLTRDALLRIKTHLADLLPSLSPNITRKKLK, from the coding sequence ATGGCCGTGGTGGTGATGATAAGGAGAAACTTGGGAAGCATTAAGGAGAAAGTTTTGGGGAAGCTGGCCTCTGCTTCTGTTCCAGCTGATGCTTTGGAGAATTCAAGACATTTCATTGAGAGTGTAATAAGAGATGTTACTGTTGCCGCTCATGGCCTCACCAGAGATGCCTTGCTTCGCATCAAGACTCATCTCGCTGACTTGCTCCCTTCCCTCTCCCCAAATATCACCAGAAAG